In Thermoplasmata archaeon, the following are encoded in one genomic region:
- a CDS encoding MBL fold metallo-hydrolase: MDLQFLGGASEIGSLGLVVRDQGRTLLFDYGMTPTDPPSYPRPAPTSVDVAFLSHAHLDHSGMTPVLSRLPRARIVATPVTIAVADLLTRDALKVARLEGYLAPYTPQDIHALHGRFTAVDRRGTFRHHGIEVELTPAGHIPGASMMLYRGAKDVLFTGDLQTIPTHLVGGAEPVECDILVMESTYAGREHPDRKETERRFRDQVAETVERGGKVIVPAFAVGRAQEVLMALASSGFETYLDGMARAVNEIYLSAPEYLADARRFRRALEGVHVVEHPGERRKALREADVIVTTGGMLDGGPVLYYVGELYRDANSSIFLTGFQVEGSNGRQLLDEGTLTIDDTTIHPACQVEKFDFSAHAGHSDLVRLARESRAHTVVLMHGDHREALRDALPSSVNVLLPENGKSFSL; the protein is encoded by the coding sequence ATGGACCTCCAGTTCCTCGGAGGGGCCTCCGAGATCGGCTCCCTCGGCCTGGTCGTGCGCGATCAGGGCCGAACCCTGCTGTTCGACTACGGCATGACGCCGACCGACCCGCCGTCGTACCCGCGGCCGGCGCCGACGAGCGTCGACGTGGCGTTCCTGTCGCACGCGCACCTCGACCACTCCGGCATGACTCCGGTGCTCAGCCGGCTGCCGCGCGCGCGGATCGTGGCGACCCCGGTCACGATCGCCGTCGCGGACCTCCTCACCCGGGACGCGCTGAAGGTCGCCCGGCTCGAGGGGTACCTCGCCCCGTACACCCCGCAGGACATCCACGCGCTGCACGGCCGCTTCACGGCGGTCGACCGGCGGGGAACCTTCCGCCACCACGGCATCGAGGTAGAGCTCACACCGGCCGGGCACATCCCCGGCGCCTCGATGATGCTCTACCGGGGTGCGAAGGACGTGCTCTTCACGGGCGACCTTCAGACGATCCCCACGCACCTCGTGGGCGGGGCCGAGCCGGTGGAATGCGACATCCTGGTGATGGAGTCGACCTACGCCGGTCGCGAGCACCCGGACCGGAAGGAGACCGAGCGCCGCTTCCGCGACCAGGTCGCCGAGACGGTTGAGCGCGGCGGCAAGGTGATCGTCCCGGCCTTCGCCGTGGGGCGCGCGCAGGAGGTGCTGATGGCGCTCGCATCGTCCGGCTTCGAGACGTACCTCGATGGCATGGCGCGGGCGGTCAACGAGATCTACCTCAGCGCGCCGGAGTACCTCGCCGACGCCCGGCGCTTCCGTCGCGCGCTGGAGGGGGTCCACGTCGTCGAGCACCCGGGCGAGCGTCGCAAGGCGCTACGCGAGGCCGACGTGATCGTGACGACCGGCGGAATGCTCGACGGCGGTCCGGTGCTCTACTATGTCGGCGAGCTGTACCGCGATGCGAACAGCTCGATCTTCCTGACCGGCTTCCAGGTCGAAGGCTCGAACGGTCGCCAACTGCTCGACGAGGGGACCCTCACGATCGATGACACGACGATCCACCCCGCGTGCCAGGTCGAGAAGTTCGACTTCTCGGCCCACGCCGGCCACTCCGATCTCGTGCGGCTCGCGCGGGAGAGCCGGGCCCACACCGTCGTCCTGATGCACGGGGACCACCGCGAGGCGCTGCGCGACGCCCTTCCGAGCTCTGTCAACGTCCTCCTGCCCGAGAACGGGAAGTCGTTCTCGCTCTGA
- the gcvPA gene encoding aminomethyl-transferring glycine dehydrogenase subunit GcvPA, translating to MPRWIRDEPGEEAALLSALGISSVDELFADVPKKARVGRLGVGPGHEEREVVREIDRLLDRNKPLAKFASFLGGRIAPRYSPAAVDAIVSRSEFYTSYTPYQPEASQGMLRALFEFQSLWVELTGLDVANASLYDGATAEGEALLLCRRAHEGRRFLVPASLPWEEKSVLANYASGPNLSLEEVPFDGRTGRIDLDAVRRAVAGGEVFGMLADVPNGFGHLDEGIADLKAILGSIPLVVAADPLSLSVLEPPGRYGADVVVGEGQGFGIPPSFGGPLLGLFACRRELVRLAPGRIVGATRDVAGRPAFALTLQTREQHIRRSRATSNICTNQSLMALAFVVYATVVGPRGLAALQASLAEKARTLSSGLAGVDGIQSPRFDAPYLGEFSIELAHVDAAEFLERLRRKKILGGHSLADPRPGASPSPARVLVGVSEAVGDREIQKYVRSARSAATARQGP from the coding sequence GTGCCTCGCTGGATCCGCGACGAGCCCGGCGAGGAGGCGGCCCTCCTGTCGGCGCTCGGGATCTCGTCCGTCGACGAGCTCTTCGCCGATGTGCCCAAGAAGGCGCGCGTCGGACGGCTCGGCGTCGGTCCAGGGCACGAGGAGCGCGAGGTCGTTCGCGAGATCGACCGCCTGCTCGATCGCAACAAGCCGCTCGCTAAGTTCGCGAGCTTTCTCGGAGGCCGGATCGCCCCGCGATACTCGCCGGCCGCGGTCGACGCGATCGTCTCGCGCAGTGAGTTCTACACGTCCTACACGCCCTACCAGCCTGAGGCCAGCCAGGGGATGCTCCGGGCCCTCTTCGAGTTCCAGAGCCTCTGGGTCGAGCTGACCGGGCTCGACGTCGCCAACGCGTCGCTCTACGACGGTGCCACGGCGGAGGGCGAGGCGCTCCTGCTCTGCCGCCGGGCGCACGAGGGACGCCGGTTCCTCGTCCCCGCGAGCCTTCCCTGGGAGGAGAAGAGCGTCCTCGCCAACTACGCGAGCGGCCCGAACCTCTCGCTGGAGGAGGTCCCGTTCGACGGTCGGACCGGCCGCATCGACCTCGACGCCGTGCGACGGGCGGTCGCGGGCGGGGAAGTCTTCGGCATGCTGGCGGACGTGCCGAACGGCTTCGGCCACTTGGACGAAGGGATCGCGGACCTGAAGGCGATCCTGGGGTCGATCCCGCTCGTCGTCGCCGCGGATCCCCTCTCGCTCAGCGTACTCGAGCCGCCCGGCCGCTACGGCGCGGACGTGGTCGTCGGCGAAGGCCAGGGCTTCGGGATCCCGCCATCGTTCGGCGGCCCGCTCCTCGGGCTGTTCGCCTGCCGCCGAGAGCTCGTGCGGCTCGCGCCCGGCCGGATTGTCGGCGCGACCCGGGACGTCGCGGGCCGGCCGGCCTTCGCTCTCACGCTACAGACTCGGGAGCAGCACATCCGGCGCTCTCGGGCCACCTCGAACATCTGCACGAACCAGTCGCTGATGGCGCTCGCGTTCGTCGTCTACGCCACGGTGGTCGGCCCGCGAGGGCTTGCCGCCCTCCAGGCCTCGCTCGCCGAGAAGGCACGGACCCTTTCGAGCGGCCTCGCCGGGGTGGACGGAATCCAGTCGCCCCGGTTCGACGCGCCGTACCTCGGCGAGTTCTCGATCGAGCTCGCCCACGTCGACGCCGCCGAGTTCCTCGAGCGCCTGCGACGCAAGAAGATCCTGGGGGGGCACTCCCTCGCCGACCCCCGCCCGGGTGCGAGCCCGAGCCCGGCGCGGGTGCTCGTCGGGGTCTCGGAGGCCGTGGGCGATCGCGAGATCCAGAAGTACGTCCGCTCCGCGCGCAGCGCGGCGACGGCGCGGCAGGGGCCATGA
- a CDS encoding MFS transporter → MDIKAHVPIRPSTSDLWFLAYLPLAISDGIATPLIPLLALQKFSASAFAVTIIIAASAMSQVPFTILWGNLSDRVAHRKYFLVASFLATGVSIIAIALARDILTYFWLNIAEGLASAASAPIGTMLLLETRHKRWWPTDIGFFGLISGLGSTAGLALGFVWLFVIGVNENVIAAMTALLLLSGALALLSAGIAWAWIEEPNDRIERRSVSDLIHLHPGVTERVRQIRTRVVGIIDLTRSSAQKLPGKEYLFLAALGVMSAGFDIFYGPFPVFLWRNAHFTDAGVFIVYLGAAVASTALFFHSGRAVDTHSPKRIFLGSLAGRVGLMLLFLWGPLYVLFGLGSPALLGWLTLLNGLLGVTWAFISTASTLFLVRLVGRSARGRALGLYSAVAGAGGLIGTLLGGWLYATWGVHLTYSLAALIVIVGGLMLAPIPFHLFRLPHSAGHRHPTLARSTRAAVPAPPRRWDGAELTRRTSPK, encoded by the coding sequence ATGGACATCAAGGCGCATGTCCCGATCCGGCCGTCGACGAGCGACCTGTGGTTCCTGGCCTACCTGCCGCTCGCGATCTCCGACGGGATCGCGACCCCGCTGATCCCCCTCCTCGCGCTCCAGAAGTTCTCGGCGAGCGCGTTCGCGGTGACGATCATCATCGCGGCCTCCGCGATGAGCCAGGTACCGTTCACGATCCTGTGGGGGAACCTGTCCGACCGGGTCGCGCACCGCAAGTACTTCCTCGTGGCGTCGTTCCTCGCGACCGGTGTCAGCATCATCGCGATCGCCCTCGCCCGCGACATCCTCACCTACTTCTGGCTGAACATCGCGGAGGGCCTCGCGTCGGCGGCGAGCGCCCCGATCGGGACGATGCTCCTGCTCGAGACCCGCCACAAGCGCTGGTGGCCGACCGACATCGGCTTCTTCGGTCTGATCTCGGGCCTCGGGTCGACGGCGGGCCTCGCGCTCGGCTTCGTCTGGCTCTTCGTGATCGGGGTCAACGAGAACGTCATCGCGGCGATGACGGCGCTGCTGCTGCTCTCGGGCGCGCTCGCCCTGCTGTCCGCGGGCATCGCCTGGGCCTGGATCGAGGAGCCGAACGATCGCATCGAGCGTCGCAGCGTTTCCGACCTCATCCATCTCCATCCGGGAGTGACCGAACGCGTGCGACAGATCCGCACCCGCGTCGTCGGCATCATCGACCTGACCCGCTCGAGCGCGCAGAAGCTCCCGGGCAAGGAGTACCTCTTCCTCGCCGCGCTCGGGGTGATGAGCGCGGGCTTCGACATCTTCTACGGCCCGTTCCCGGTCTTCCTCTGGCGCAACGCTCACTTCACCGACGCCGGCGTCTTCATCGTCTACCTGGGCGCGGCGGTCGCCTCGACGGCGCTGTTCTTCCACTCGGGCCGGGCGGTCGACACGCACTCTCCCAAGCGGATCTTCCTCGGCTCGCTGGCCGGGCGCGTCGGGCTGATGCTGCTGTTCCTGTGGGGTCCGCTCTACGTCCTCTTCGGGCTCGGCAGTCCGGCGCTCCTCGGCTGGCTCACGCTGCTCAACGGGCTGCTCGGCGTCACCTGGGCGTTCATCAGCACGGCGAGCACGCTGTTCCTCGTGCGGCTCGTGGGCCGCTCGGCGCGCGGTCGGGCGCTCGGCCTTTATAGCGCGGTGGCGGGCGCCGGCGGCCTCATCGGGACCCTGCTCGGGGGCTGGCTGTACGCGACCTGGGGGGTCCACCTCACCTACTCGCTCGCCGCGCTCATCGTGATCGTCGGCGGCCTGATGCTCGCGCCGATCCCGTTCCACCTGTTCCGACTGCCCCACAGCGCGGGCCACCGGCACCCGACGCTCGCGCGCAGCACGCGGGCGGCCGTCCCCGCGCCGCCCCGCCGATGGGACGGCGCGGAGCTCACGCGAAGAACGTCTCCCAAGTGA
- a CDS encoding radical SAM protein: MPEVVITCDWTMMSNHHGKEFLGFGTTTPAYLLPESVYARMFYPPMPVDEHGFPRQAPYGMRKIEAALMDGGFDARIVHPGHLDKYMPGEAKVLLISGHDYFGLNPPSSTFGGVMKKEPLNCVNFKRMLTQPAVVEARKQGLKIIAGGPCAWQLSPATRMKLPWIQEFLDSFGGVDAVVEGESDIFVKEIVAKALRDEFLPPHVVLSAKEAPKVEQISSIRFPSVNGLIEIGRGCCRGCSFCSVTTRPTRWYPLEKIEEELRVNARLGIRKGLLHSDDVYFYGSPNVMPHEDKLIPLLRLAKRYYEQVGWSHVAVASLMTKPKLLSRCAEVLVDDKQTWWGVEVGVETGSPRMITAAMPGKVAPFKASQWPELVVQAAGLMNDNHVYPACTFIVGLPQETEDDVARTIDLIDDLWDFKAILVPMFFVPLGHLKSRDWFRRDRLSPLQEELLKRALTHGLRQSRGLLNDFFDWEGNHTRLYRASFRLFINFLEGITKMHGLYSPSPKQGRDIVDPNRYPDRLPVPTIPVRE; encoded by the coding sequence ATGCCCGAGGTCGTGATCACGTGCGACTGGACGATGATGAGCAACCACCACGGCAAGGAGTTCCTCGGCTTCGGGACCACGACCCCGGCCTACCTCCTGCCCGAGTCGGTTTACGCCCGGATGTTCTACCCTCCGATGCCCGTCGACGAGCACGGCTTCCCGCGGCAGGCGCCGTACGGGATGCGGAAGATCGAGGCGGCCCTGATGGACGGTGGCTTCGATGCCCGCATCGTGCACCCGGGCCACCTCGACAAGTACATGCCGGGGGAGGCGAAGGTCCTCCTGATCTCAGGCCACGACTACTTCGGCCTCAACCCGCCGAGCTCTACGTTCGGCGGCGTGATGAAGAAGGAGCCGCTGAACTGCGTCAATTTCAAGCGGATGCTGACCCAGCCCGCGGTCGTCGAGGCGCGCAAGCAGGGTCTCAAGATCATCGCGGGCGGACCGTGCGCCTGGCAGCTTTCGCCCGCCACCCGGATGAAGCTGCCGTGGATCCAGGAGTTCCTCGACTCGTTCGGCGGGGTCGACGCGGTCGTCGAGGGCGAGAGCGACATCTTCGTCAAGGAGATCGTCGCGAAGGCACTGCGCGACGAGTTCCTGCCGCCGCACGTCGTCCTCAGCGCGAAGGAGGCGCCCAAGGTCGAGCAGATCTCCTCGATCCGCTTCCCGAGCGTCAACGGGCTCATCGAGATCGGCCGGGGCTGCTGCCGCGGCTGCTCGTTCTGCTCCGTCACGACGCGACCGACGCGCTGGTACCCCCTCGAGAAGATCGAGGAGGAGCTGAGGGTCAACGCCCGGCTCGGGATCCGCAAGGGCCTGCTGCACTCGGACGACGTCTACTTCTACGGCAGCCCGAACGTAATGCCGCACGAGGACAAGCTGATCCCCCTGCTCCGGCTCGCCAAGCGCTACTACGAGCAGGTCGGCTGGAGCCACGTCGCGGTCGCCTCCCTCATGACGAAGCCCAAGCTCCTGTCGAGGTGCGCCGAGGTCCTCGTCGACGACAAGCAGACCTGGTGGGGGGTCGAGGTCGGCGTCGAGACCGGCTCGCCGCGGATGATCACCGCCGCGATGCCGGGCAAGGTCGCGCCGTTCAAGGCGTCGCAGTGGCCCGAGCTCGTCGTCCAGGCGGCGGGACTGATGAACGACAACCACGTCTATCCCGCCTGCACGTTCATCGTCGGCCTGCCGCAGGAGACGGAGGACGACGTCGCGCGGACGATCGACCTGATCGACGACCTGTGGGACTTCAAGGCGATCCTCGTTCCGATGTTCTTCGTGCCGCTCGGGCACCTCAAGTCCCGCGACTGGTTCCGCCGGGACCGTCTCTCGCCGCTCCAGGAGGAGCTGTTGAAGCGCGCCCTCACGCACGGGCTGCGGCAGTCGCGCGGGCTGCTCAACGACTTCTTCGACTGGGAAGGCAACCACACGCGGCTCTACCGCGCGTCCTTCCGCCTGTTCATCAACTTCCTCGAGGGGATCACGAAGATGCACGGGCTCTACAGCCCGTCGCCGAAGCAGGGCCGCGACATCGTCGACCCGAACCGGTACCCGGATCGCCTCCCGGTCCCGACGATCCCGGTGCGCGAGTAG
- a CDS encoding NAD(+)/NADH kinase, with the protein MRIGLTAHPEKPHALALAERVVELVGDRAELVLSDEIPAVAPRRPHAPLSRLGADVVVAIGGDGTFLHALRRTEVPLLPINAGTVGVLAEVEARRPKEIDFAVERLLRGLYFLEERMKLAAQIGTKMLPDATNEFVVHSAAVAKMGWFELAFDGHVAGRLRADGLIVASPTGSTGYALSSRGPIVDSAVDAILLIAIAPFRTDPRAVVLEPLRSVRLRPVEEGPGAIVVADGDDEFPVTPTQPVTIYRSPRRAVLVRFGSQFFHRLQGKRILPWSEEFAEEGPALADLPPPP; encoded by the coding sequence GTGAGGATCGGCCTCACGGCGCATCCGGAGAAACCGCACGCCCTCGCCCTGGCCGAGCGGGTGGTCGAGCTCGTCGGAGACCGGGCGGAGCTCGTGCTCAGCGACGAGATCCCGGCGGTCGCGCCGCGCCGGCCGCACGCCCCGCTCTCGCGCCTCGGGGCGGACGTCGTCGTCGCGATCGGTGGCGACGGGACGTTCCTGCACGCGCTGCGGCGCACCGAGGTGCCGCTGCTGCCGATCAACGCCGGAACGGTCGGAGTCCTCGCCGAGGTCGAGGCCCGCCGCCCGAAGGAGATCGACTTTGCCGTCGAGCGGCTGCTCCGGGGCCTGTACTTCCTGGAGGAGCGCATGAAGCTCGCGGCCCAGATCGGCACGAAGATGCTACCGGACGCCACCAACGAGTTCGTCGTGCACTCGGCGGCGGTCGCGAAGATGGGGTGGTTCGAGCTCGCGTTCGACGGCCACGTCGCCGGGCGGCTGCGGGCCGACGGGCTGATCGTGGCGAGCCCGACCGGCTCTACCGGCTACGCGCTGAGCTCGCGCGGGCCGATCGTCGACAGCGCGGTCGACGCCATCCTGTTGATCGCGATCGCCCCGTTCCGCACCGACCCGCGCGCGGTCGTGCTCGAGCCGTTACGTTCGGTGCGACTGCGGCCGGTCGAGGAGGGCCCGGGGGCGATCGTCGTCGCCGACGGCGACGATGAGTTCCCGGTCACCCCGACGCAGCCGGTGACGATCTACCGCTCCCCCCGGCGCGCGGTTCTGGTGCGATTCGGCTCGCAGTTCTTCCACCGGCTCCAGGGCAAGCGGATCCTTCCCTGGTCCGAGGAGTTCGCCGAGGAGGGCCCGGCCCTTGCCGATCTTCCGCCCCCACCGTAG
- a CDS encoding GTPase — translation MGTSRVRPARRAPARAPASVGILDTAFHRASLATPHGETKAARDRLRARLKIVRSAATIVRHLRLETRRLSPPRLTEFEQTLVDETLGRGVLARSVTRLRRAEERIRGLAREAERGIARASGPEELGERVRAFYGRVSSFVREVDPDLARAREITAFLRRRPQLEPGAPTLVVAGFPNVGKSSLVARLSSARPKIADYPFTTLSIAVGHADLGFDRLQVLDTPGVLGRTDRANPAEREASTAVHRAATVVLFVIDPTGRSGYSVAEQEALLERWREELPRTPIIAVETKSDLATQETGRLRVSAVTGAGIDALWATLRPQLRPRGELPPVQEELVETPEAIDNSGVSRGADRADGADAPPARRSPRKRR, via the coding sequence ATGGGTACCAGCCGTGTTCGTCCGGCGCGCCGAGCGCCCGCGCGAGCGCCCGCGTCGGTCGGGATCCTCGACACCGCCTTCCATCGCGCCTCGCTCGCCACCCCCCACGGGGAGACCAAGGCGGCGCGGGACCGGCTCCGTGCGCGGCTGAAGATCGTCCGCAGCGCCGCGACCATCGTACGGCACCTGCGCCTGGAGACCCGGCGGCTGTCGCCCCCCCGGCTGACCGAGTTCGAGCAGACGCTGGTCGACGAGACGCTCGGACGGGGGGTGCTGGCGCGATCGGTCACGCGCCTTCGGCGCGCCGAGGAACGGATCCGCGGGCTCGCCCGCGAGGCCGAGCGCGGGATCGCCCGGGCCTCCGGACCCGAGGAGCTCGGGGAGCGTGTCCGCGCCTTCTACGGCCGCGTCTCGAGCTTCGTCCGCGAGGTCGACCCGGATCTTGCCCGGGCGAGGGAGATCACCGCGTTCCTGCGCCGTCGTCCCCAGCTCGAGCCCGGCGCGCCCACGCTCGTGGTGGCCGGCTTCCCGAACGTCGGCAAGTCCTCGCTGGTCGCGCGGCTCTCGAGCGCCCGTCCGAAGATCGCGGACTACCCCTTCACGACACTGTCGATCGCGGTCGGTCACGCGGACCTGGGCTTCGACCGACTCCAGGTGCTCGACACGCCGGGGGTGCTGGGGCGCACGGATCGGGCGAATCCGGCCGAGCGCGAGGCCTCGACCGCGGTCCACCGCGCCGCCACGGTCGTGCTGTTCGTGATCGATCCGACCGGCCGCTCGGGCTACAGCGTCGCCGAGCAGGAGGCGTTGCTCGAGCGGTGGCGGGAAGAGCTTCCCAGGACCCCGATCATCGCGGTCGAGACCAAGTCCGACCTCGCGACGCAGGAGACCGGTCGGCTCCGGGTCTCGGCCGTAACTGGCGCGGGCATCGACGCCCTCTGGGCTACACTGCGTCCGCAGCTGCGGCCGAGGGGGGAGTTGCCGCCGGTGCAGGAGGAGCTCGTGGAGACTCCCGAGGCGATCGACAATTCGGGGGTCTCCCGCGGCGCCGACCGTGCGGATGGCGCCGACGCACCGCCCGCCCGCCGGAGTCCTCGTAAGCGCCGGTAG
- a CDS encoding CBS domain-containing protein, protein MDELTEVRKRRTALGVSLGELSRAVGRSTATLSRIERGQIRPSYELVQRILAYLEMHEGTRTPRLTVADIMNRELVTIDSTATLATAAHRLESGAFSQLPVVEEGRVVGSVSEAGLLRALALPGAKRTRVGDILESAYPVVDEAFPAELLPGLFGRYPAVLVARRGEPIGIATKTDLIRGLRGTPLRRRATG, encoded by the coding sequence ATGGACGAACTCACCGAGGTCCGCAAACGCCGCACGGCCCTCGGGGTCTCGCTGGGTGAGCTTTCGCGGGCCGTCGGGCGCAGCACCGCGACCCTTTCGCGCATCGAGCGGGGCCAGATCCGACCCTCCTACGAGCTCGTACAGCGGATCCTCGCCTATCTCGAGATGCACGAAGGGACGCGGACGCCGCGACTGACCGTCGCGGACATCATGAACCGCGAGCTCGTGACGATCGATTCCACCGCCACCCTCGCGACGGCCGCGCACCGTCTCGAGAGCGGGGCGTTCTCCCAGTTACCCGTCGTCGAGGAGGGGCGGGTCGTCGGCTCGGTGAGCGAGGCGGGACTCCTGCGAGCCCTCGCGCTGCCCGGGGCGAAGCGGACCCGGGTGGGCGACATCCTCGAGAGCGCCTACCCGGTCGTGGACGAGGCGTTCCCGGCCGAGCTCCTCCCCGGACTCTTCGGACGGTACCCGGCGGTCCTCGTCGCCCGTCGTGGTGAGCCGATCGGCATCGCCACGAAGACCGACCTGATCCGCGGGCTTCGAGGGACACCGCTGCGTCGCCGCGCGACCGGCTAA
- a CDS encoding inositol monophosphatase family protein, translated as MAGRDPRDLEVLYRASVRVHEIVRDAQSSPHRADVVAIGASGTPTEELDHLAETEILRVLDAEGVDWNLLSEEIGRVERGGARTLVVDPIDGTHNALRNRPFYAVCLALGHDHLAGIEAGLVRDLHHGTTWWAAEGTGAFRDGRPIRVRAWDARTETVFLNLGSNATERSLRLAGKARRVRSLGCASQEILMVAQGSADGYFFENRTEERNLRATDLAAAYRILLEAGGGIADATGHSLEPFPLGLERRTSVLAWGDPAFRRTLEANYL; from the coding sequence GTGGCCGGGCGCGACCCCCGCGACCTCGAGGTCCTCTACCGGGCGAGCGTCCGGGTGCACGAGATCGTCCGGGACGCCCAGAGCTCTCCGCACCGGGCCGACGTCGTCGCGATCGGCGCCTCGGGCACCCCGACCGAAGAGCTCGACCACCTGGCCGAGACGGAGATCCTTCGCGTCCTCGACGCCGAGGGGGTCGACTGGAACCTGCTGTCCGAGGAGATAGGGCGCGTGGAGCGGGGCGGCGCGCGGACGCTCGTCGTCGACCCGATCGACGGCACCCACAACGCGTTGCGCAACCGTCCGTTCTACGCCGTCTGCCTCGCCCTCGGCCACGACCACCTGGCCGGGATCGAGGCCGGCCTCGTCCGGGATCTTCACCACGGGACGACCTGGTGGGCGGCCGAAGGGACCGGCGCGTTCCGCGATGGCCGTCCGATCCGCGTGCGCGCCTGGGACGCCCGGACCGAGACCGTCTTCCTCAATCTCGGCTCCAACGCGACCGAGCGATCGCTCCGGCTCGCCGGCAAGGCACGGCGGGTGCGGTCGCTCGGCTGCGCTTCGCAGGAGATCCTCATGGTGGCGCAGGGCAGCGCCGACGGCTACTTCTTCGAGAACCGAACGGAGGAGCGCAACCTGCGCGCGACCGACCTCGCCGCGGCCTACCGCATCCTGTTGGAGGCCGGCGGGGGGATCGCGGACGCGACCGGGCACAGCCTCGAGCCGTTCCCGCTCGGCCTGGAGCGCCGCACGAGCGTGCTGGCCTGGGGCGACCCCGCCTTCCGAAGGACGCTGGAGGCGAACTACCTGTGA
- a CDS encoding Mov34/MPN/PAD-1 family protein, with protein sequence MPIFRPHRRRPEGGARLGDTPTTITRAALDSALASARSAYPNEFGGVLRADPPGVISELLLLPGTVAGRRHANFQLWMLHADLSVAGTVHSHPSGALHPSDADLRLFRSWGQRHLILGAPYSLGAWRAYDGNGQETHLSVVETRGGAPVPEPSVYRQRPRPPGPPSSAKEAAFPEDEA encoded by the coding sequence TTGCCGATCTTCCGCCCCCACCGTAGGCGGCCGGAGGGCGGCGCGCGCCTCGGCGACACGCCCACCACCATCACCCGCGCGGCGCTCGATAGCGCGCTCGCGAGCGCGCGCTCGGCCTACCCGAACGAGTTCGGGGGGGTGCTACGCGCCGACCCGCCGGGGGTGATCAGCGAGCTGCTGCTGCTGCCCGGCACCGTCGCCGGGCGTCGGCACGCGAACTTCCAGCTCTGGATGCTGCACGCGGACCTGTCGGTCGCCGGGACCGTGCACTCCCATCCGTCCGGCGCGCTCCACCCCTCGGACGCCGACCTGCGGCTCTTCCGCAGCTGGGGCCAGCGCCATCTGATCCTCGGCGCCCCGTACTCCCTCGGCGCCTGGCGCGCCTACGACGGCAACGGCCAGGAAACGCATCTTTCGGTGGTGGAGACGCGCGGAGGAGCGCCCGTGCCCGAGCCGAGCGTCTATCGGCAACGGCCGCGCCCGCCCGGCCCGCCGTCCTCCGCGAAGGAGGCGGCGTTCCCGGAGGACGAGGCGTAG
- a CDS encoding P1 family peptidase → MRSSPATMTLVRGLRVGQVETPDGTSGVTVTLFVPPAPVVVDVRGGASATFDIASLGLDATFGRRWAVFFAGGSLFGLDAARGVRVRIAETGGGQSAFGNPNPVIPISGAALFDLPRRSGPVPDYLPLGYEAARRAGRAPVACGRVGAGAGATVGKYLGRARAMLGGIGSAARRIGRLGAVGALVAANPVGAVRDPSNGRWLAGARGPRGEIQPPIERARGRDRPTGTTLALVAVELSVGRAALQRIAAMAHAGLASAIHPFHSSTDGDAVFVASTGVVRRSPREERPGELADRLGTAASELAVAALLDAIRAANRSARR, encoded by the coding sequence GTGCGCTCCTCTCCTGCGACGATGACGCTGGTCCGCGGGCTGCGCGTCGGCCAGGTCGAGACACCCGACGGCACGAGCGGCGTCACGGTGACACTGTTCGTGCCTCCCGCACCCGTCGTGGTCGATGTGCGCGGGGGAGCGTCGGCCACCTTCGACATCGCCTCTCTGGGCCTCGACGCCACCTTCGGCCGACGCTGGGCGGTCTTCTTCGCCGGCGGCAGTCTCTTCGGCCTGGACGCCGCGCGCGGTGTACGGGTGCGTATCGCCGAGACCGGTGGGGGCCAGAGCGCTTTCGGGAACCCGAACCCCGTGATCCCGATCTCGGGGGCGGCCCTGTTCGACCTGCCCCGTCGTTCGGGCCCGGTCCCGGACTATCTGCCCCTCGGCTACGAGGCAGCTCGCCGCGCCGGCCGGGCGCCCGTGGCGTGCGGCCGAGTCGGCGCGGGCGCGGGGGCGACCGTGGGAAAGTACCTCGGACGGGCGCGCGCGATGCTCGGCGGGATCGGCTCGGCCGCGCGGCGGATAGGTCGGCTCGGTGCCGTGGGCGCGCTGGTCGCCGCCAACCCGGTCGGCGCCGTGCGCGATCCGTCCAACGGCCGCTGGCTGGCCGGCGCGCGCGGTCCGCGAGGAGAGATCCAGCCGCCGATCGAGCGCGCCCGCGGTCGGGATCGACCGACCGGCACGACCCTCGCGCTCGTCGCAGTGGAGTTATCCGTCGGCCGAGCGGCGCTGCAACGGATCGCTGCGATGGCGCATGCGGGCCTCGCCTCCGCAATCCACCCGTTCCACAGCTCGACGGACGGGGACGCGGTGTTCGTGGCGTCGACGGGCGTCGTGCGGCGTTCGCCGAGGGAGGAGCGGCCCGGGGAGCTCGCGGACCGCCTGGGCACGGCGGCGTCGGAGCTCGCCGTCGCAGCGCTGCTCGATGCGATCCGGGCCGCGAACCGCTCCGCCCGTCGTTAG